Proteins found in one Thermoanaerobaculia bacterium genomic segment:
- a CDS encoding M20/M25/M40 family metallo-hydrolase, protein MQKAAPTPSERLVRNSARAALYLALLATGLAVKGLLLLAHPPVPAEMRRIDELQRQWSGVDFLKLPEVQLLREYIAIDTSEPDANELPGAEFLAGQLAAAGLAPHVERLAGGRANVWAFVEGEDPRAIVLAGHIDVEPARASEGWKYPPFGGVIDGPWMYGRGIYDMKSLTIAQLLATIDVARRAAATGRKPKRSVLFLATSGEEVGSETGTRWILRAHPELVARMGVVLTEGGVVEATSGDEIKYWGIEFAQKRFTEIVFCSADASKLGALRAAILERDASDPVTPVSEPVQLFLSHYGPTRGLGSFQAWLADAAATLRDPRAFDRLTPFMKALFRNELVPFPVEPDPAGGYRMRLFVHLLPEADRASVLADLLPESLTLGTTYHIGEDLGARAPSPVDSADFRVLQRVIEEHYPGTVAGPYFLPWAATDSRFYRDAGIPSYGFSPFLIAVTDTMGIARANERMPMPGFVQGVAIYRQVVKELAE, encoded by the coding sequence ATGCAAAAGGCCGCGCCGACCCCCTCCGAGCGCCTGGTTCGCAACAGCGCTCGCGCGGCGCTCTACCTCGCGCTCCTCGCGACCGGTCTCGCGGTCAAAGGCCTGCTGCTCCTCGCCCATCCGCCGGTGCCGGCGGAGATGCGCCGGATCGACGAGCTTCAGCGGCAGTGGAGCGGCGTCGACTTCCTGAAGCTCCCCGAGGTGCAACTCCTGCGCGAGTACATCGCCATCGACACCAGCGAGCCGGACGCCAACGAGCTCCCGGGCGCCGAGTTCCTCGCCGGCCAGCTCGCCGCCGCCGGCCTCGCCCCGCACGTCGAACGGCTGGCCGGCGGTCGCGCCAACGTCTGGGCGTTCGTCGAGGGCGAGGATCCGCGGGCGATCGTGCTCGCCGGCCATATCGACGTCGAACCGGCGCGGGCTTCCGAAGGCTGGAAGTACCCGCCGTTCGGCGGCGTCATCGACGGCCCCTGGATGTACGGCCGCGGCATCTACGACATGAAGAGCCTGACGATCGCCCAGCTGCTCGCGACGATCGATGTCGCCCGCCGGGCCGCGGCGACCGGCAGGAAGCCGAAGCGGTCGGTCCTCTTTCTCGCCACCTCCGGAGAGGAGGTCGGCAGCGAGACCGGCACGCGCTGGATCCTGCGCGCCCATCCCGAGCTCGTCGCCCGGATGGGGGTCGTGCTCACCGAGGGCGGCGTCGTCGAGGCGACCTCGGGCGACGAGATCAAGTACTGGGGGATCGAGTTCGCGCAGAAGCGCTTCACCGAGATCGTTTTTTGCAGCGCCGACGCCTCGAAGCTCGGCGCCCTGCGCGCGGCCATCCTGGAGCGCGATGCCTCCGACCCCGTGACCCCGGTCTCGGAGCCGGTCCAGCTCTTCCTCTCGCACTACGGGCCGACGCGCGGCCTCGGCTCGTTCCAGGCCTGGCTCGCGGATGCGGCGGCGACCCTGCGCGACCCGCGCGCCTTCGACCGCCTGACGCCGTTCATGAAAGCGCTCTTCCGCAACGAGCTCGTGCCGTTTCCGGTCGAGCCCGATCCGGCCGGCGGCTACCGGATGCGGCTCTTCGTCCATCTCCTGCCGGAGGCCGACCGCGCAAGTGTCCTCGCCGATCTCCTGCCGGAGTCACTGACCCTGGGCACGACCTACCATATCGGCGAGGATCTCGGAGCGCGGGCGCCCTCGCCGGTCGACTCGGCCGACTTCCGGGTCCTGCAGCGGGTCATCGAGGAGCACTACCCCGGAACCGTCGCCGGGCCCTACTTCCTCCCCTGGGCGGCGACCGATTCGCGCTTCTACCGCGACGCTGGAATCCCGAGTTACGGCTTTTCGCCCTTCCTGATCGCCGTCACCGATACCATGGGGATCGCGCGCGCCAACGAGCGCATGCCGATGCCGGGGTTCGTCCAGGGGGTGGCGATCTACCGGCAGGTGGTGAAAGAGCTGGCCGAGTAA